The nucleotide sequence CGGAGGTGCTCGATATCACTCACGCCACGACCGCCGCCGCCGCCGAACGGATTGCCGCCGAATGGCGCGCGTACTGGAGGCGCTCGGGCGTCGCTTTGGCCGATGCCGAGCTCGAGGCGATCTGGTATCGCAACCTCTATTTCCTGGCCTGCTCGCTCCGTCCCGGGGTCACCTGCCCGGGAGATTTCGCCAACTGGTCCTATGGCAATATCGGCAGCGCCTGGCATGGTGACTATCATCTGAACTACAACACTCAACAGGCGTTCTGGGCGACGTTCTCTTCCAATCATGTCGAGCTTCACCTGCCTTATGTGGACCTCGTGGATCACATGCTGCCCGTCAGCCGGGCATGGGCCCGCGACTATTACCAACTTGGTGGCGCCTGCTTTCCGCACAGTGCCTATCCGGTGAAAATGTCGATCCCGCCCTATCCCGTCCCCACCTGGGGCTGGGAAATTTGCGAGACGCCATGGGCGGTCCAAAGCCTTTGGTGGCATTATCTCTACACGATGGATGCCGGCTTCCTTCGCGACCGTGCCATCGGTCCCATCCGCGAAGCAGTCCTGTTCCTCTGCGATTATCTCTCGCGCCCGGACGCCCATGGTCCGCAGTGGAACGACGACCACTTCCACGTCTTCCCGACCGTGGTGCCGGAGATCTACGAACTCACGCCGGGCCTCGAAAAGAATGCGGATTGCATCGTGGACCTGACGCTTATCCGCTTCGTTTTCCGTGCTTATATCAAGGCGTGCGGCGTCCTGGGAATCGGGGCTCCAGAGCAGGAACTGCTCGCGCGGGTCGGAAAACTCCTTCCCCGGCTGCCGGACTATCCCACAGCCAAAAGCGCGTCCGGAACAGTCTTTGTCAACGTCAGAGGTGAAGATCCTGAAATTGTCCAGAATACACCCAACACACTCATGACTGTCTTTCCCGGCGAGGACCACGGACTTCACTCCCCGCCCGATATGCTCGCCATCTGCCGCAATTCCCTGCGCCGACATCGTAATGAGGGCGGCAACGACCTGGTCTTCCTCAACCTCCAGGCCGCGCGCCTGGGCTGCCTCGATCTCGAACGGTTCAAACGCCACGTCCGCTACTGTCTCCTGCCCAACGGCACCTGCACCGACATGTGCCGACAGATGGGCGGCCGCTACCGCGACGACGGGGACTTCGACTTTATGGCCCGCATGGGCATCTGGTTCGAGAATTTCTCGCTACCCGCCGTCATCAATGAATGCCTCATGCAGA is from Candidatus Methylacidiphilales bacterium and encodes:
- a CDS encoding glycoside hydrolase N-terminal domain-containing protein, which produces MFDPFEQAALHPILHDGPAVNFFSGALLGNGGMGAVVCTRPDAIVIHFGHNSVWDIRIAEATLEKLGTFAQVFARVRAINPALSKLGDDPWFREYCHMASASYRKPYPRPFPCGSLVLGFDSRETETLGHRLDLATGVCTVELLWRGERRFARIFVEHEADRLRVGVFDATGAPASSPFLRVRLLPSHPSAGGLGQPAPGPGPTDDMPPYSECMDEAQRSFCFRQILPAAEPEVYDPKTGHPDDRAIRLNVTVNSRLTSRNRMNWFGNYQGPDALERDLTDTDLFFACVQLDHGPATGVPNGAEVLDITHATTAAAAERIAAEWRAYWRRSGVALADAELEAIWYRNLYFLACSLRPGVTCPGDFANWSYGNIGSAWHGDYHLNYNTQQAFWATFSSNHVELHLPYVDLVDHMLPVSRAWARDYYQLGGACFPHSAYPVKMSIPPYPVPTWGWEICETPWAVQSLWWHYLYTMDAGFLRDRAIGPIREAVLFLCDYLSRPDAHGPQWNDDHFHVFPTVVPEIYELTPGLEKNADCIVDLTLIRFVFRAYIKACGVLGIGAPEQELLARVGKLLPRLPDYPTAKSASGTVFVNVRGEDPEIVQNTPNTLMTVFPGEDHGLHSPPDMLAICRNSLRRHRNEGGNDLVFLNLQAARLGCLDLERFKRHVRYCLLPNGTCTDMCRQMGGRYRDDGDFDFMARMGIWFENFSLPAVINECLMQSYSGVLRLFPNWPKERDAEFRTLRAAGAFLVSAGCGGGTVTWVEVLSETGGDLVLLNPWPGKVRCQRGEETWDAAGEQISIATNVGDLIRLTKAP